In Candidatus Acidiferrales bacterium, the following proteins share a genomic window:
- a CDS encoding pitrilysin family protein: MLKVPFETYKLANGLEVILHEDHSIPVVAVNIWYHVGSKDEKRGNTGFAHLFEHMMFQGSKHAREYFRLVQEAGGVLNGSTSCDRTNYWENVPSNFLELALWLESDRMGFLLDALDEKKFSNQREVVKNERRQTYENRPYGLAPKILCEALFPPEHPYSWLTIGTEEDLERASLEDIEQFFRTYYTPSNASLALAGDFQPDEARQLVEKYFAEIPPGPPFTRVERWLPRLAAEKRIGAEDRVQLPRLYLVWPSPPQFEADEPEMEILAYILGDGKSSRLFRSLVYEKQIAQEVSVAQFSQEIAGQFQIVATAKPGHSTAELEAAIDERIEELKLAPPTEEEIGRARNKLETFFVEQLERIGGFGGRADALNRYNVFLGDPGHIEKDIERYLRVDASGVQRAASIYLSNGRVNLSVVPLTATVPIGSGKARTEGDGRGEPLVVNAPGEDAEGKPPRPQSQAVGKVTAGDRSRQPAPAATPPFSLPKIQRKKLASMKSGLAHGLEIVLVEKHKLPVMVALLLVKAGAAADPNDQPGLATMVATMLDEGTATRSSIELASELEFIGARLEARADRDESLVVIESLKKHWPKALELFADVVQQASFPAIELERVREQQLTELLRLKDNPAALANQISLGVLYGNDSPYGHPIEGTQAFVSQVTLEQMESFYRAHYRPERAVLILVGDTTLDEAAAEVEAAFTPSLQSEALGERRGWDGPAVMPAVMSDKPADNMAGLRQPTCVYLLDKPAAAQSVLRAGHVTVPRNHPDYFPLVVMNAVLGGQFVSRLNMNLRERRGYSYGFQSRFDWLRGPSNLLAGGSVETAVTREAIQEILKEFREIRSERPISLSELDAAKAAIIRGYPRGFETPAQIASRLWEMVLFDLPEDYFESFQQRVEAVSLEDARRVARQYLDPDHLMILVVGDRNALEPKLKELNLPLKQLDTGGMIVLERQKRENGK, translated from the coding sequence TTCGAAGCACGCCCGAGAGTATTTCCGGCTGGTGCAGGAGGCGGGCGGGGTTTTGAACGGCTCGACGAGTTGCGACCGGACAAACTACTGGGAAAATGTGCCGTCGAATTTTCTCGAACTGGCGCTCTGGCTCGAATCCGACCGCATGGGCTTTCTGCTCGATGCGCTCGACGAAAAGAAATTCTCAAACCAGCGAGAAGTCGTCAAGAACGAGCGCCGGCAGACCTACGAAAACCGCCCCTATGGGCTGGCTCCGAAAATCCTCTGCGAGGCGCTTTTCCCGCCCGAGCACCCCTATTCCTGGCTTACCATCGGCACCGAGGAAGACCTCGAGCGCGCTTCGCTCGAAGACATCGAGCAATTTTTTCGCACGTACTACACCCCGTCGAATGCCAGTTTGGCGCTGGCCGGCGACTTCCAGCCGGACGAGGCAAGGCAGCTCGTCGAAAAGTACTTTGCGGAAATTCCGCCCGGGCCGCCCTTCACCCGGGTCGAGCGCTGGTTGCCAAGGCTTGCGGCCGAGAAGCGGATCGGTGCGGAAGACCGCGTCCAGTTGCCGCGGCTTTATCTTGTGTGGCCGTCGCCGCCACAGTTTGAAGCGGACGAGCCGGAGATGGAAATACTGGCTTACATTCTCGGCGATGGCAAGAGCTCCCGCCTTTTCCGGTCGCTGGTCTATGAAAAACAAATCGCGCAAGAGGTGAGCGTGGCTCAATTCTCGCAAGAGATCGCCGGGCAGTTCCAGATTGTCGCCACCGCAAAACCCGGCCACTCGACCGCCGAGCTCGAAGCGGCAATTGACGAGCGAATCGAGGAACTGAAGCTGGCGCCGCCAACGGAAGAGGAGATCGGCCGGGCGCGGAATAAGCTCGAAACGTTTTTTGTAGAACAGCTAGAGAGAATTGGCGGATTCGGCGGTCGAGCGGACGCGCTCAATCGCTACAACGTTTTTCTCGGCGATCCAGGCCACATCGAGAAGGATATCGAACGATACCTCCGGGTGGACGCGTCGGGCGTCCAGCGGGCAGCAAGCATCTATTTGAGCAATGGCCGCGTGAACCTGAGCGTGGTGCCGCTTACGGCAACCGTCCCGATAGGATCGGGAAAAGCTCGCACGGAAGGGGACGGGCGCGGTGAGCCGCTGGTGGTGAATGCGCCTGGGGAGGACGCTGAAGGAAAACCCCCGCGGCCTCAATCCCAGGCTGTGGGAAAGGTGACAGCGGGCGACCGCAGCCGGCAACCCGCTCCGGCAGCTACCCCGCCGTTCTCTCTCCCGAAGATACAGCGGAAGAAACTCGCCTCGATGAAATCGGGGCTCGCTCACGGGCTCGAAATCGTTCTAGTGGAAAAGCACAAGCTTCCGGTCATGGTGGCTCTGCTGCTCGTCAAGGCGGGGGCGGCCGCCGATCCGAACGATCAGCCGGGCCTGGCGACGATGGTCGCCACGATGCTCGATGAAGGCACGGCGACGCGAAGCAGCATCGAGTTGGCCTCGGAACTTGAGTTCATCGGGGCAAGGCTCGAAGCCCGCGCCGACCGCGATGAAAGCTTGGTCGTCATCGAGTCGCTCAAGAAGCATTGGCCGAAGGCGCTCGAGCTTTTTGCCGATGTCGTCCAGCAGGCAAGCTTTCCGGCCATCGAGCTGGAGCGCGTCCGCGAGCAGCAACTGACAGAACTGCTGCGCCTGAAGGATAACCCCGCGGCGCTTGCGAACCAGATATCCCTCGGCGTGCTCTATGGGAACGATTCCCCCTACGGGCACCCCATCGAAGGCACCCAGGCGTTCGTGAGCCAGGTGACGCTCGAGCAGATGGAAAGCTTCTATCGCGCCCACTACCGCCCGGAGCGGGCCGTGCTCATCCTGGTGGGAGACACTACGCTCGACGAGGCCGCGGCGGAAGTGGAAGCAGCCTTCACACCAAGCCTCCAGAGCGAGGCCCTCGGGGAGCGGCGAGGTTGGGATGGGCCGGCGGTGATGCCCGCAGTGATGTCAGACAAGCCCGCCGATAACATGGCGGGCCTCCGGCAACCCACCTGCGTCTATCTTCTGGACAAACCGGCAGCAGCGCAGTCGGTCTTGCGCGCCGGCCATGTGACGGTCCCGCGCAACCATCCCGATTATTTCCCGTTGGTGGTGATGAACGCCGTGCTGGGCGGGCAGTTTGTCAGCCGGCTGAACATGAACCTGCGGGAGAGGCGCGGCTACAGCTACGGTTTTCAGTCGCGCTTCGACTGGCTGCGGGGGCCTTCGAACCTGCTGGCGGGCGGCAGCGTCGAAACCGCCGTCACGCGGGAGGCCATTCAGGAAATCCTCAAAGAATTCCGCGAGATTCGCAGCGAGCGACCCATTAGCTTGTCGGAACTTGACGCCGCCAAGGCAGCCATCATCCGCGGCTATCCCCGCGGTTTCGAGACGCCGGCCCAGATTGCCAGCAGGCTGTGGGAAATGGTCCTGTTCGACCTGCCTGAGGATTATTTCGAGAGCTTCCAACAGAGGGTGGAGGCGGTCAGCCTTGAGGACGCCCGGCGCGTCGCCAGGCAATACCTCGACCCCGATCACCTCATGATTCTCGTGGTCGGCGACCGGAACGCCCTCGAGCCAAAACTCAAAGAGCTGAACCTGCCACTCAAGCAGCTCGATACGGGCGGAATGATCGTGTTGGAGAGACAGAAAAGAGAAAATGGAAAATAG
- the sixA gene encoding phosphohistidine phosphatase SixA — MQLYLVQHAQAKSEAEDPQRSLTKEGKQIALRMAGFAARRNITVAEIWHSEKLRARQTAEIFAEAIPPQAGMHEKPGLGPLEDVTPLVSALAGARDNLMIVGHLPHLSRLASRLLCQDETKTIVAFQMAGIVRLDREGAGEWSLRWIVAPELVA; from the coding sequence ATGCAGCTCTACCTGGTGCAACACGCTCAGGCCAAGAGCGAGGCGGAAGATCCGCAACGCTCCCTGACCAAGGAAGGCAAACAGATTGCCCTCCGCATGGCCGGTTTTGCCGCCCGGCGCAATATCACGGTCGCTGAAATCTGGCACAGCGAAAAGCTGCGCGCCCGGCAGACGGCCGAAATATTTGCTGAAGCGATTCCTCCCCAAGCCGGCATGCATGAAAAGCCGGGCCTGGGACCACTCGAGGACGTTACACCTCTTGTTTCAGCGCTCGCCGGAGCCAGGGACAATCTCATGATCGTAGGCCACCTGCCCCACCTGAGCCGTCTCGCCTCTCGTTTGCTTTGCCAGGACGAAACCAAAACCATTGTGGCTTTCCAGATGGCGGGAATTGTCAGGCTGGACAGGGAAGGGGCTGGAGAGTGGTCGCTGCGATGGATCGTGGCGCCGGAACTGGTCGCCTAG